From a region of the Rhinopithecus roxellana isolate Shanxi Qingling chromosome 8, ASM756505v1, whole genome shotgun sequence genome:
- the F2RL3 gene encoding proteinase-activated receptor 4 isoform X1: MWGRLLLWPLMLGFSLSGGTQTPSVYDEGGSTGGGDDSTPSILPAPRGYPGQVCANDSDILELPDSSRALLLGWVPTRLVPALYGLVLAVGLPANGLALWVLATRAPRLPSTMLLMNLAAADLLLALVLPPRVAYHLRGQRWPFGEAACRLATAALYGHMYGSVLLLAAISLDRYLALVHPLRARTLRGRRLALGLCVAAWLMAAALALPLTLQRQTFRLARSDHVLCHDVLPLDAQASHWQPAFTCLALLGCFLPLLAMLLCYGATLRTLAASGRRYGHALRLTAVVLASAMAFFVPSNLLLLLHYSDPSPSAWGNLYGTYVPSLALSTLNSCVDPFVYYYVSAEFRDKVRVGLFRRSPGNTVASKASVEGGSQGMGTHSSLLR; the protein is encoded by the exons ATGTGGGGGCGACTGCTCCTGTGGCCCCTGATGCTGGGGTTCAGCCTGTCTGGCGGCACCCAGACCCCCAGCGTCTATGACGAGGGTGGGAGCACCGGAGGCGGCGATG ACAGTACGCCCTCAATCCTGCCGGCCCCCCGCGGCTACCCAGGCCAAGTCTGTGCTAATGACAGTGACATCCTAGAGCTCCCGGACAGCTCACGGGCACTGCTTCTGGGCTGGGTGCCTACCAGACTGGTGCCCGCCCTCTATGGGCTGGTGCTGGCGGTGGGGCTGCCGGCCAATGGGCTAGCCCTGTGGGTACTGGCCACACGGGCACCTCGGCTGCCCTCCACCATGCTACTGATGAACCTGGCAGCTGCTGACCTCCTGCTGGCCCTGGTGCTGCCCCCGCGGGTTGCCTACCACCTGCGTGGCCAGCGCTGGCCCTTTGGGGAGGCCGCCTGCCGCCTGGCCACGGCTGCACTCTACGGCCACATGTATGGCTCCGTGCTGCTGCTGGCTGCTATCAGCCTGGACCGCTACCTGGCCCTGGTGCACCCGCTGCGGGCCCGCACCCTGCGTGGCCGGCGCCTGGCCCTTGGACTCTGCGTAGCTGCCTGGCTCATGGCAGCCGCCCTGGCACTGCCCCTGACACTGCAGCGGCAGACCTTCAGGCTGGCGCGCTCCGATCACGTGCTCTGCCATGATGTGCTGCCCCTGGACGCACAGGCCTCCCACTGGCAACCGGCCTTCACCTGCCTGGCGCTGCTGGGCTGTTTCCTGCCCCTGCTGGCCATGCTGCTGTGCTATGGGGCCACCCTGCGCACGCTGGCGGCCAGCGGCCGGCGCTATGGCCACGCGCTGAGGCTGACCGCGGTGGTGCTGGCCTCCGCCATGGCCTTCTTCGTGCCCAGcaacctgctgctgctgctgcattACTCGGACCCAAGCCCCAGCGCCTGGGGCAACCTCTACGGCACCTACGTGCCTAGCCTGGCACTGAGTACCCTCAACAGCTGCGTGGATCCCTTTGTCTACTACTACGTGTCGGCTGAGTTCAGGGACAAGGTGCGGGTGGGGCTCTTCCGACGGTCGCCAGGGAACACCGTGGCCTCCAAGGCCTCTGTGGAAGGGGGCAGCCAGGGCATGGGCACCCA
- the F2RL3 gene encoding proteinase-activated receptor 4 isoform X2, with the protein MGWLASGPDSTPSILPAPRGYPGQVCANDSDILELPDSSRALLLGWVPTRLVPALYGLVLAVGLPANGLALWVLATRAPRLPSTMLLMNLAAADLLLALVLPPRVAYHLRGQRWPFGEAACRLATAALYGHMYGSVLLLAAISLDRYLALVHPLRARTLRGRRLALGLCVAAWLMAAALALPLTLQRQTFRLARSDHVLCHDVLPLDAQASHWQPAFTCLALLGCFLPLLAMLLCYGATLRTLAASGRRYGHALRLTAVVLASAMAFFVPSNLLLLLHYSDPSPSAWGNLYGTYVPSLALSTLNSCVDPFVYYYVSAEFRDKVRVGLFRRSPGNTVASKASVEGGSQGMGTHSSLLR; encoded by the exons ATGGGCTGGCTGGCGAGCGGCCCTG ACAGTACGCCCTCAATCCTGCCGGCCCCCCGCGGCTACCCAGGCCAAGTCTGTGCTAATGACAGTGACATCCTAGAGCTCCCGGACAGCTCACGGGCACTGCTTCTGGGCTGGGTGCCTACCAGACTGGTGCCCGCCCTCTATGGGCTGGTGCTGGCGGTGGGGCTGCCGGCCAATGGGCTAGCCCTGTGGGTACTGGCCACACGGGCACCTCGGCTGCCCTCCACCATGCTACTGATGAACCTGGCAGCTGCTGACCTCCTGCTGGCCCTGGTGCTGCCCCCGCGGGTTGCCTACCACCTGCGTGGCCAGCGCTGGCCCTTTGGGGAGGCCGCCTGCCGCCTGGCCACGGCTGCACTCTACGGCCACATGTATGGCTCCGTGCTGCTGCTGGCTGCTATCAGCCTGGACCGCTACCTGGCCCTGGTGCACCCGCTGCGGGCCCGCACCCTGCGTGGCCGGCGCCTGGCCCTTGGACTCTGCGTAGCTGCCTGGCTCATGGCAGCCGCCCTGGCACTGCCCCTGACACTGCAGCGGCAGACCTTCAGGCTGGCGCGCTCCGATCACGTGCTCTGCCATGATGTGCTGCCCCTGGACGCACAGGCCTCCCACTGGCAACCGGCCTTCACCTGCCTGGCGCTGCTGGGCTGTTTCCTGCCCCTGCTGGCCATGCTGCTGTGCTATGGGGCCACCCTGCGCACGCTGGCGGCCAGCGGCCGGCGCTATGGCCACGCGCTGAGGCTGACCGCGGTGGTGCTGGCCTCCGCCATGGCCTTCTTCGTGCCCAGcaacctgctgctgctgctgcattACTCGGACCCAAGCCCCAGCGCCTGGGGCAACCTCTACGGCACCTACGTGCCTAGCCTGGCACTGAGTACCCTCAACAGCTGCGTGGATCCCTTTGTCTACTACTACGTGTCGGCTGAGTTCAGGGACAAGGTGCGGGTGGGGCTCTTCCGACGGTCGCCAGGGAACACCGTGGCCTCCAAGGCCTCTGTGGAAGGGGGCAGCCAGGGCATGGGCACCCA